A stretch of DNA from Thiothrix subterranea:
CTACTATAAAATCTCATTTTGCTTATAAGTTCTGCTTTTAGCTAACGAACTTTCTGCTATAATAAGAGATTCTTTATTACTTACCCTCTCAAGGAGGTCAAACTAGAGCAGATAGAACCTTTCGATAGGTCAATTATAGATTGAATCATAACAACAAATCAAACTGGGTGATGTTCGACAACATCATTTTCACAATTGATTGGTCGCATCCTGATCAACCAGCCGTGACTAACGGCGAGACAACACTAGCCCACGTCAAGGGCTACTTCAAAACTGAACATCTGGCTGTCCATGCACCTTGTTTAGCTACCAAGAGCCAACCTCTTGCTGAGGTACGCCATCCACACCCAACAGACTTTCTCAAAGGCGGCAAGGTAGAACGCTTTGCACCATCATACGTTACTGTCCGGTCGCTCATTAATAGCGAAACTGGAGAATGGAACACAGGCTTCGAGTTCGACGGTAGCCTAATCAAGCACTTGCAAGGGCATAACGTCTGGGGTAGCGATAATCTTGAGCAAATCGTCAAGGATACCTTCTTCTCAGTTCTGAACAGCATCAACCCTGAGCTTATCAAGCTGCACGATTGGGACACTCAGAAGCAAACCATCAAGTTTAGTCGTATAGACATCAATGCCTCTTATGATTTGGGGTCATTCGATAACGTGTTTAACTGGCTACAGGACGCTTACAAGGCATCCTCCCTTAAGAATCGTGGTCGTGCTTGCTTCCCGAATCCCAAGAAAGCACAAGAGCCTACCAAGGAAGAGCTAACAACACTCTACTGGGGAACGCTCAACGGCAAAACCAAACAGGCTGACTGGTATCTCAAGGCGTATCACAAGCACACTCAGATTGTTGAGACTGAACCACTCATCTGGGTGCATGACTACAACGAGAAGATATTCAACGAGCCACGACTACCTACGCCACCTGATGCACAGGCATACGCTGAGAAGGCTCTACGGGTCGAGATTACCTTAAAAACCAAAGAGCTGAAACGTAAGAAGCTCCATGCGCTCACTGATTGGCAAGGGGTCAA
This window harbors:
- a CDS encoding phage/plasmid replication protein, II/X family; protein product: MNHNNKSNWVMFDNIIFTIDWSHPDQPAVTNGETTLAHVKGYFKTEHLAVHAPCLATKSQPLAEVRHPHPTDFLKGGKVERFAPSYVTVRSLINSETGEWNTGFEFDGSLIKHLQGHNVWGSDNLEQIVKDTFFSVLNSINPELIKLHDWDTQKQTIKFSRIDINASYDLGSFDNVFNWLQDAYKASSLKNRGRACFPNPKKAQEPTKEELTTLYWGTLNGKTKQADWYLKAYHKHTQIVETEPLIWVHDYNEKIFNEPRLPTPPDAQAYAEKALRVEITLKTKELKRKKLHALTDWQGVNVYDLFKHYTSRLSFDLSQMDKSIPNYDKLPTATKAVFMDWFNTKHLEKLYRHSTLERHRKIIRDITGHDILKQQCNPVDHVDFYDIHGNEPMGNPNTPDHKSVVEAKGARVIAAFMEKSNATSKSFKKKPTQKKKFTAQKVDQTTTRADIG